GACACCTTTGCCTGTTAATAAGATTAACAAAGGGTTTACGTTAGTTAAGATGGGATTTCCAACAAGAGTTTTCGAAGATACGCCAACGTTTTGTACTTGCCACCATAAGTTGATCTATGGTGGCTATTTTTGCCCAAATTGTAAAAGTAAAGTATGCTCTTTGCCAATTGTATGCCCATGCTGTGATTTAATGCTAATATTGAGTACTCATTTGGCTCGATcttatcatcatttgatGCCGTTAAATACATTCACTGAGGTTGAGGTGGTTAAGGATGCAGCATTTCCAACGAACAATTGCTTTAGTTGTCAAAAGGGGTTTCCACACTTGGTAAATAACAAGACCGGCGAACTATTAACTAGTTCCAGATATAGATGTGGTGAATGCCATAAGGACTTCTGCATTGACTGTGATGTCTATATTCATGAAATTCTGCATAACTGTCCTGGATGTGAATCAAAGCCGACTATTATGTAGATTACCTTTATGACACTCAGATAAAAACTCATAGCTGCTACATACTAATGTACGGATATAATGACAATGTATAATATGCATATATACACCTGTATACACATATAAATGTCTTCTATATGTAGCACAAAGCATTCGGTTTTTTTAGAAGCACATCAATAACTAAATTAATCATATTTCTGGTATATAGCATTATTTGCCCATATTTTATGACGTTATTACGAGATCTGGTGCTTCCGGGTAACAATACCGTGCCGTGTGATTTTCTGAGTTAGAATCTTGGAATGAATGGTAATCACCTGGATAATCAttataatcataataatgGCAAAAATCGAGAGAGGCTAATAAGGGCAGATGAATCACCCTATTGGAAATTGCGAGATTCGCATGCAACTAAACCAATCATTATCAAGTATTATTTAACTAGAACTCGTTTAATTAATCGTCTGTAGACAGgcaattaagaaaaataccTGCCGGCTCAGAATTAAATACGggttaaagaattataGAAATAGAAGCAAGAAACTTCACATAATTGTTTCGAATTcgataaaatattaatattatctttataGCCTCCTGTTTCTTAGTTTTTTGCAAGGTATTCATTACTGTTTTTGGCATAAAcgaattttcaattgtttatACTCCGCCTGACTCCTTCATTCTTCACAggtgaaattgaaatttaagCCTTTCAAATAACCCTAAGAGTacaatttttgatttatatcTATTTCTACTTTTTcgtcaaataatttaatcaaGAATTTTACTCAGTTGATCTACAAATAACAACTAATTGCACATTACTATCAAAGtacaatataataaatatcttaaCCCTTTCAGAGCTATCCGCAATTGCAAGATAGCTtacctttaatttttcagactttaatataatattccaagtattatttcaattttttgtaCTTTACCTTAAACCAACACTAACATAATAAGCAGCCATGAATATAAACTCTGATACATGTACAACACAACAGAAAGATGGTAAAACTAAAAGAAGACGTTCTTTACAACTCAATAGAACGATGAGTGCCTTATCGATGACAAGCTTCACTGCTTTATCATCTAGCAATAATCATAACATTAACAACTCAAATGTGACCTCAAATgcatcatcattttcaagACCTCATAGTGGTAAACCCAATAGAAGTCTTATAAGTAGTTCAAGCACACCAAGAGTACTGCGAACTATGAGTAATTCTTTACAAGAAGTATCTTCTAATTTGAGTACTAAAAGGCAGCCGACACAATTACAGTCATCAGCAACAGCATCAAATGCTGATATAGATCCTCCTACTACAAAAAGtaatcaaaagaaaaagcaaaaaaacGAAAAGGTAACAAGGAAACAATCATTCGCTGGTAGAATGTTAAGAAAGCTATCTTCAAATACATCGTCACCTTCTCAGTCTGATGCTCATTCACATCAACAACATGCACACACTCGTCCCCATACTCATCATCAATTTAAGACTAACACACCATCAAATTCATCCATTTATTCGGGtaaatctaaattaaataaaaaagctAGCATTGGTACGCTAAATACAACTTCAAATGCTTCCAATGTAACTGGAAGTCCGGGAACTACATCAAAAATATCGCGAAGATCTTCAACTAATTCTGCTAACGTCCACGATATGGAAAACTCAACCACAACTTCACTGTTTCGAAAAGTAAGCAATGTATTAGGCCATGGCTCGTCGATTAATagtaaagataataaagatagCACAATTCTTTCACCTAATTCAAATCCATTTAATTCTCCAAGTAACAGTAGAAGGTCTTCACAAGTTAGCAATGTTgctacaaataatatatgtACAATAGACGCAAATACTAATGCCTCATCAAGATTACAAAACCAGGTTCTTTTCAATGTCAATGAGGATATACCGACTAAGGACAATAACGATAATCATATTAAGGGTAATAATACTAAGGCTACTACAGCCACTACTACcacttctaataataatgtacCCATCGGCGAAAAAGAAGTAACGTCCGGTGGGAAACCAAAGaagaacaaaatattaaaaaacttGAAAAAGGACAACACTGATAATGGAAACATAACtcttgttttaaataataacaagaAAATAGAGAATGTCGAAGAGGATGAGGAAGATAAGACTGAATCTGAAAGAAGCTCATCTTTCCCCCCATTAGTCAATCCAAATGCTTTTAAGCTAGATACAAATTTAGAAGATGTTTCTGACATTACTAACATCAATAAAACGGGTAGTATACCACATGACCTAATGAACACCAACACAAAAAGCTCAAAATCGATTGGTACAGATACGTTGTTGCTATCTCAAAAGAGATCACGTTCCTTAGCAGATGTGGTTACATACTCAAACAATCAggataatttatcatttctttcaaatatgGACTCTATGCGTGAACTCGATATAAATGGGGATCCAGAAGAAAGTTttattgatgaagaagatgatgacgactttaaaaatgaagattaCGACTCTGAAGCTGAAAGTATTAAGGACAATGACTCAGATATGAATATAGAATTAGAGAGTCAAAATCCTAAAAAACAATCCCGAAAAATAAGtggtaaaaattttaaagaggagaaaaataatgaatcttTTTCTGATTTATCAACATCAGACAGTTCAGATAATTCAGATCCGAATTTGGATAGGAAGCAAAGGGTATccaaaatttcaaaacttCATAGTTCAAAAAAACCAAAGCAATGGGTTGCTCCAGAAAGTTGGGATGTTGAATTAACTGCTTTGGAAAATACGAGACAACGAagatcaaattcaaatcgTAGTAGATCAAATTCTGCAAATTCTAATCGTCATCGCCGTCGCCATCATCACCACCATCACCATCATCATTACCAAGATACTTCTGAAGCAAAGATTGCTAATAATGCGAATCTCGcgagtaataataatgataaagagGATCCAAGCATTCCTACTTCTTCGactaatataaaaaataatgaaagcATAATTgctaataaattaaacaCCAATTTAAACCAAGGTAAAGCTTCCATGCTAAATTCTTATAATGACACAACTTCTATATCACCAACTGATAAATcagaaattattcaatcTAACAACTCAAAAGTACTATCTCATTTGCATAATAGACTACTAATGACCCCATCTACTATAAATACTTCCCAGAATTCTAACCATATTGTATATGATAATGATCAGCAGGGCAACACTGTGTTAGCTAGCTCTAAGAAATCTACTTCTCTAAATTCTAGCACTGATAACAATAACACTGTATTCTATTATAACGACGAAGACGAGTCCTATTCTCCTACCACTACAAGCGAGACATCTAGCGGCTCACTTTCTGATTCGAGCAGCACATGGTCAAATGAATATAGACATCATTCTAGAGGTAAAACTGTTGATTCAAACGGTAACCAtctaaataatgaagaattaaatgatgCTACTGAATACTTCACGACATCTCATAGCAGTTATAGAGATATTCGTGGAGGCACAGATATGGCTTATGGATTCGATGAGGATGTCGTTGATACTAGTCATTATACTCCTTCTGTGGCTAAGCCTGCGGATGGTGGAAGTATAGGTGGGGGTAGTTTAGGAGCGCATAGTTCAGTCGGTAGTGGATCATACTCCCGCCAGAAACATGATAACAGCAATACTacagatgatgatgataaagatatataCAGTATGGATAGACATAGTTTTGGAAATTATGTAATCAGAGATAAGATTCGCAGTTCCAGTGGTTCAAAATCAACATCTGCTGTGGATAATTTTGATGAGGATTGCTTAAATCCCGCCCATCCCCATAATAGTTTGAACTTCTTTTtctcaaaatcaaaaaatgtATCAAGCCATTCACTACATAAGCCAACTATGTCTTCTTCGGACCAGTCAAAATATAGCAACATATTAAAGACAGATAGTGAAAATACTGTTATATTCACAAAAGATGATGAACAACATGACCAGGCAGAATATGAATTAGAGAAATATTACAAAGATTTTAGCGACTTGGATCCTAAAAGGAATTATGCCATTCGTATTTTCAATACCGATGATACATTTACTACGTTATCATGCACTCCTGGTACGACAGTGCAAGATATGATTCCAactttaagaaaaaagtttaatacGACTCAACAAGGTACTTTCCAAATATCTCTGAAAGTTGgtaaattatctaaaattttgaaaccACAATCGAAgcctattattattgaaagaaaattattgcTTTTGAATGGttataaaaaaacagaTCCGCTTCACATTATGGGTATAGAGGATTTAAGTTTTGTGttcaaatttcttttcCACCCCGTAGCTCCTTCGCATCTTACAGCTCAACaagaacaaaaattattaagagGTGACTTTATTCATGTTGATTTAAGGAGCATGGGACTAACAACCCCaccaattattttttatcagCACACCTCAGAAATTGAAAGTCTTGATGTTTCGAACAACgctaatatttttttaccatCTGAATTTATTGAGAGTGGGATAAATTTATCGAGTTTAAGGATGGTAAATATTAGAGCATCTAGATTTCCAACAAACGTTACCGACGcttataaattaatatccTTAGAATTACagagaaattttattaaaaaagtcccaaattcaatatctaaattaactaatttaacaattttGAATATGCAATGTAATAGTTTAAGTAAGCTGCCCAAAGGTTTtgcaaaattaaaaaacttGCAACTATTAGATTTGTCATCTAACAATTTTGTAGAGTATCcaattgtaataaatcattGTTCTAGTTTACTACAATTTGATCTGTCGTACAACAAGATACAGTATCTTCCaccaaatattaatttgttaaataaaATCGCCAAAATTAACCTTTCTCACAATAAATTATTGGAGATAACAGACTTATCTagtttgaagaatttaagaACTTTAAACCTACGCCATAACAGAATTACTACTGTTAAGACATCTGCCataaatttacaaaactTGTTTTTGACGGATAATAGAATTTCTACATTTGATGATGCGTTGCCAAAATTACGTGCTCTAGAGCTACAAGAAAACCCAATAACCTCAATAACTTACAAAGACTTCTTCCCTATTAACATGACTAATTTATCTCTGAAAAAGGCTAAGTTGTCTAGCATTCCAGGTgaattgtttttaaaattgcaTAGACTGcaaaaattagaattgaGTGAAAATAACTTAACTCAGCTTCcaaaagaaatttcttgtttgaataaattgGTATATCTATCAGTTGCAAGAAATAAACTGGAGGGGTTACCAACAGAATTTTCAaagttaaagaatttaaaatcacTAGATTTacattcaaataatattcgaaatttcattttggGTACCGAAGATATTGAATTGACATATTTAAACATTTCCTCTAATGCTTTCGGTGAATTTGCCTTAGATGGAACATTTTTCCAAACAATTACTAACCAATCTAGAATGGCCAAGAGCCTGTTGTTTTTCATTGCGGCAGATAATCAATTCGATGATAGAATTTGgccattatttaattgtttcgAAAATTTAAACGTCTTAAATCTTTCATATAACAATTTTACTGATATTTCAAActtaaaaatacaaaactTAACtgaactatttttttcaggTAATAAGTTAACAACGTTACCTGGCGATACTGTTCTAAGGTGGCTATCTTTAAAGGTACTGATGCTGAATGGTAATCATTTACTATCGTTACCAGCCGAACTATCAAAGTTATGCCAGCTAACAGTCTTTGATATTGGCTCAAACcagttaaaatataatatatcgAATTATCATTATGATTGGAATTGGAgagataataaagaattaagaTATCTAAATTTCTCTGCTAATCgaagatttgaaattagaTCTACAGCTAGTAGAGATATAAATGCAGATTTATCTGATTTTAGTGTTTtaccaaatttaaaagtattaGGTTTAATGGATGTCACTTTAAATACTTCTAAAGTTCCCGATGAAGGTTATAATTTTAGATTAAGAACTACTGGTTCTGTGATAAATGGTATGATGTATGGTGTTGCTGATTCTTTGGGGCAGAGGAATTACGTATCTTCAAGAGATGTTActtttgaaagatttagaGGGAAAGAAGATGAATGCTTATTGTGCCTACATGATGGTAAGAATCAAACATCTGATATAGGAcataatatttcaagaatTGTAAGGGACAtatatgataaaatattaagaagGCAATTAGAGAAATATGGggaagatgatgaaggaGTTAAAAAAGCTCTTAGATTTAGTTTCCTACAATtgaataaagaaattaatataatgcTATATTCTGTGGATAACGGGACTAGAGTTGAAAACCTAACTTCTGCCGACCTTTTGAGTGGTGCCTGCTCTACCATTATTTACATTAAAGGAAATAAACTTTTTACTGCAAATATCGGGGATTGTATGGCTATACTTTCTAAGAATAATGGTGATTATGAAAAGTTAACTACACTTCATGTTCCATATAAAACTGAAGAATATGAACGTATACGAATTTCTGGTGGTTATGtcaataatgataaattagatgGTAGTGTTGATGTTTCTAGGGCGGTAggattttttgatttactTCCTCATATCCATGCTTCTCCAGATATTTCCATGGTGACTCTGACAAAGTCAGATCAGATGTTAGTTATTGCCACCCATAAACTTTGGGAATACGTTAACTATGAAACTGCATGTGATATCGCTCGTGAAAAAAGCTCAGACCCAATGCTGGCTGCAgaagaattgaaagatCATGCGATTGCGTATGGTTGTTCCGATAATATAACAATTCTTTGTCTAGCGCTTAATAAATCCGCAAACCAACAAAATAGATTCGTCGTCAATAAGAATTCATTGATGACCAGGAGGACGACATTTGAAGATGCTACTTTAAGAAGGTTACAAGCGGAAATCGCCCCACCCACAGGGAATTTGGCAGTGGTGTTTACAGATATCAAAAATTCTACTGTTCTTTGGGAACTCTTTCCAAATGCAATGAGAACAGCAATTAAAACGCACAATGATATCATGCGTCGTCAATTGAGAATTTTTGGTGGTTATGAAGTTAAAACTGAAGGTGATGCTTTCATGGTTACATTTCCTACTCCAATTAGTGGACTCGTGTGGTGCCTTAATGTCCAGCTAAAACTGTTGGATGCCCAGTGGCCAGAAGAAATAACTTCAATTCAAGATGGTTGTTTAATAACCGACAAAAACGGTGTAAAAATTTACCAAGGGCTATCTGTTCGTATGGGTATACATTGGGGTTGTCCTGTACCTGAATTAGATTTGGTTACCCAACGAATGGATTATTTAGGCCCTGTAGTTAATAAGGCTGCCAGAGTATCAGGCATCGCAGATGGTGGTCAAATCTCTATGTCAAGTGATTACGTGTCAGagttcaaaaaaatagtcGGATATCACGAAAGAATTACGAAGAACAAGGAGAGGTTAAATGAAGTTTATGGTGAAGAGATTATTGGTGAGgttttagaaaaagaagTTACTATGTTAGAAAGTATTGGATGGGTATTTTTTGAGCATGGTGAGCAAAAACTAAAAGGTCTAGAAACAAAGgaatttattacaattgCTTATCCTAAGACTCTAGCATCGAGACATGAATATACATCAGATGTTGAAGAAGGAGATGTCAATACAGATGCCTTATTCCGACTAAGATCAGCATCTAATAAACTTCAAGTCATCTTATCAGCAGTTAGTGGCGACTACTTAGAATTAGATACTTATTCCCAAGGCTTACATGGATTTATTGACTTAACTGAAAACTCGCAAGATAcaattttgaaagatttgaatgaaaaagaaCTGATGGCCTTTTTAGAACATCTGGTTTCTAGAATTGAATCTACAGTGGCGATACTGCAATTGAGACAAAGAATCTCGTCtggtttaaatatttacgCTTCAAGTGAAAGAGTCAGCTCGACTCAAACAAGCATATTTGAAATCGTTGACATGcttttggaaaatttggGTAAATGaatctttatatttatggaataaaatatataggcttttatttataaatgcATATATCaacatatatatagtaaTTTTTGCATTGTTTTTCCTCTTAGTCATATATACATAGAGAGTCAAATTAgatgaaaaaatactaCACGTAAATTGATCTGGGTTATGtgtaaaaaagaaaataagaggtataaattataataaattatgtTCAATCATAGTAAAAGTTCGAAGCGATGTTTTTTAGATGATCAagattatatatatcttcATCACTCTCAGACTCTGAATCATCAACTGACAAATCAATATCATAATCCACACTAAGATTAATAAGCTGAACATTTTTTCGCACATCCACTAATGTTTCAATTTGTTCTTTAGTGCTCTGAGATATTGAATCTTTATGCTTTTCAA
This DNA window, taken from Henningerozyma blattae CBS 6284 chromosome 3, complete genome, encodes the following:
- the TBLA0C03630 gene encoding uncharacterized protein (similar to Saccharomyces cerevisiae CYR1 (YJL005W); ancestral locus Anc_5.206); the encoded protein is MNINSDTCTTQQKDGKTKRRRSLQLNRTMSALSMTSFTALSSSNNHNINNSNVTSNASSFSRPHSGKPNRSLISSSSTPRVLRTMSNSLQEVSSNLSTKRQPTQLQSSATASNADIDPPTTKSNQKKKQKNEKVTRKQSFAGRMLRKLSSNTSSPSQSDAHSHQQHAHTRPHTHHQFKTNTPSNSSIYSGKSKLNKKASIGTLNTTSNASNVTGSPGTTSKISRRSSTNSANVHDMENSTTTSLFRKVSNVLGHGSSINSKDNKDSTILSPNSNPFNSPSNSRRSSQVSNVATNNICTIDANTNASSRLQNQVLFNVNEDIPTKDNNDNHIKGNNTKATTATTTTSNNNVPIGEKEVTSGGKPKKNKILKNLKKDNTDNGNITLVLNNNKKIENVEEDEEDKTESERSSSFPPLVNPNAFKLDTNLEDVSDITNINKTGSIPHDLMNTNTKSSKSIGTDTLLLSQKRSRSLADVVTYSNNQDNLSFLSNMDSMRELDINGDPEESFIDEEDDDDFKNEDYDSEAESIKDNDSDMNIELESQNPKKQSRKISGKNFKEEKNNESFSDLSTSDSSDNSDPNLDRKQRVSKISKLHSSKKPKQWVAPESWDVELTALENTRQRRSNSNRSRSNSANSNRHRRRHHHHHHHHHYQDTSEAKIANNANLASNNNDKEDPSIPTSSTNIKNNESIIANKLNTNLNQGKASMLNSYNDTTSISPTDKSEIIQSNNSKVLSHLHNRLLMTPSTINTSQNSNHIVYDNDQQGNTVLASSKKSTSLNSSTDNNNTVFYYNDEDESYSPTTTSETSSGSLSDSSSTWSNEYRHHSRGKTVDSNGNHLNNEELNDATEYFTTSHSSYRDIRGGTDMAYGFDEDVVDTSHYTPSVAKPADGGSIGGGSLGAHSSVGSGSYSRQKHDNSNTTDDDDKDIYSMDRHSFGNYVIRDKIRSSSGSKSTSAVDNFDEDCLNPAHPHNSLNFFFSKSKNVSSHSLHKPTMSSSDQSKYSNILKTDSENTVIFTKDDEQHDQAEYELEKYYKDFSDLDPKRNYAIRIFNTDDTFTTLSCTPGTTVQDMIPTLRKKFNTTQQGTFQISLKVGKLSKILKPQSKPIIIERKLLLLNGYKKTDPLHIMGIEDLSFVFKFLFHPVAPSHLTAQQEQKLLRGDFIHVDLRSMGLTTPPIIFYQHTSEIESLDVSNNANIFLPSEFIESGINLSSLRMVNIRASRFPTNVTDAYKLISLELQRNFIKKVPNSISKLTNLTILNMQCNSLSKLPKGFAKLKNLQLLDLSSNNFVEYPIVINHCSSLLQFDLSYNKIQYLPPNINLLNKIAKINLSHNKLLEITDLSSLKNLRTLNLRHNRITTVKTSAINLQNLFLTDNRISTFDDALPKLRALELQENPITSITYKDFFPINMTNLSLKKAKLSSIPGELFLKLHRLQKLELSENNLTQLPKEISCLNKLVYLSVARNKLEGLPTEFSKLKNLKSLDLHSNNIRNFILGTEDIELTYLNISSNAFGEFALDGTFFQTITNQSRMAKSLLFFIAADNQFDDRIWPLFNCFENLNVLNLSYNNFTDISNLKIQNLTELFFSGNKLTTLPGDTVLRWLSLKVLMLNGNHLLSLPAELSKLCQLTVFDIGSNQLKYNISNYHYDWNWRDNKELRYLNFSANRRFEIRSTASRDINADLSDFSVLPNLKVLGLMDVTLNTSKVPDEGYNFRLRTTGSVINGMMYGVADSLGQRNYVSSRDVTFERFRGKEDECLLCLHDGKNQTSDIGHNISRIVRDIYDKILRRQLEKYGEDDEGVKKALRFSFLQLNKEINIMLYSVDNGTRVENLTSADLLSGACSTIIYIKGNKLFTANIGDCMAILSKNNGDYEKLTTLHVPYKTEEYERIRISGGYVNNDKLDGSVDVSRAVGFFDLLPHIHASPDISMVTLTKSDQMLVIATHKLWEYVNYETACDIAREKSSDPMLAAEELKDHAIAYGCSDNITILCLALNKSANQQNRFVVNKNSLMTRRTTFEDATLRRLQAEIAPPTGNLAVVFTDIKNSTVLWELFPNAMRTAIKTHNDIMRRQLRIFGGYEVKTEGDAFMVTFPTPISGLVWCLNVQLKLLDAQWPEEITSIQDGCLITDKNGVKIYQGLSVRMGIHWGCPVPELDLVTQRMDYLGPVVNKAARVSGIADGGQISMSSDYVSEFKKIVGYHERITKNKERLNEVYGEEIIGEVLEKEVTMLESIGWVFFEHGEQKLKGLETKEFITIAYPKTLASRHEYTSDVEEGDVNTDALFRLRSASNKLQVILSAVSGDYLELDTYSQGLHGFIDLTENSQDTILKDLNEKELMAFLEHLVSRIESTVAILQLRQRISSGLNIYASSERVSSTQTSIFEIVDMLLENLGK